The following proteins come from a genomic window of Melospiza melodia melodia isolate bMelMel2 unplaced genomic scaffold, bMelMel2.pri scaffold_28, whole genome shotgun sequence:
- the LOC134433962 gene encoding olfactory receptor 14J1-like, with protein sequence MSNSSSIRHFLLLALADTRQLQLLHFCLLLGISLAALLGNGLIISAVACSHHLHMPMFFFLLNLALSDLGCICTTVPKAMHNSLWDTRNISDTGCAAQLFFFLFFTGADFSLLTIMCYDRYVSICKPLHYGTLLGSRACAHMAAAAWASGFLFSLLHTANTFSLPLCHGNALGQFFCEIPQILKLSCAKSYLRELGFLAVSVSLVFGCFVFIVFSYVQMFRAVLRIPSEQGWHKAFSTCLPHLAVVSLFLSTGSFANLKPPSMSSPSLDLTLSVLYSVVPPALNLLIYSLRNQELKAAVWRLM encoded by the coding sequence atgtccaacagcagctccatcaggcacttcctcctgctggcattggcagacacgcggcagctgcagctcctgcacttctgcctcttgctgggcatctccctggctgccctcctgggcaacggcctcatcatcagcgccgtagcctgtagccaccacctgcacatgcccatgttcttcttcctgctcaacctggccctcagtgacctgggctgcatctgcaccactgtccccaaagccatgcacaattccctctgggacaccaggaacatctctgacacaggatgtgctgctcagctctttttctttctgttctttactGGAGCAGATttctccctcctgaccatcatgtgctatgaccgctacgtgtccatctgcaaacccctgcactacgggaccctcctgggcagcagagcttgtgcccacatggcagcagctgcctgggccagtggttttctcttttcactgctgcacacagccaatacattttcgctgcccctgtgccatggcaacgccctgggccagttcttctgtgaaatcccacagatcctcaagctctcctgtgccaaatcctacctcagggaactgggaTTTCTTGCTGTTAGTGTTTCTTTAGTATTTGGTTgctttgtattcattgttttctcctatgtgcagatgttcagggccgtgctgaggatcccctctgagcagggatggcacaaagccttttccacctgcctccctcacctggccgtggtctcactgttcctcagcactggatcATTTGCTAACCTGAaacctccctccatgtcctccccatccctggatttgaccctgtcagttctgtactcggtggtgcctccagccctgaacctcctcatctacagcctgaggaaccaggagctcaaggctgcagtgtggagactgatg